In Rutidosis leptorrhynchoides isolate AG116_Rl617_1_P2 chromosome 2, CSIRO_AGI_Rlap_v1, whole genome shotgun sequence, one genomic interval encodes:
- the LOC139889690 gene encoding uncharacterized protein, which translates to MTEEEEQSQQTSYPEEPKKKWHVIFDGPSKGIYNWATANQFILGISVTHKSCTTLEAAKAAFNEAYKTIATQPANEAKRSGSGMVNLNHYLYGQTASLNAINRMKSILSTIEKEDKKKPFTHSFQRLWDNLVNYNEKYATMMFYPKNRKTGPKAVFLPEASPLIYFVHRLIDTLYIDGRTLHEIKELPQRMQEAITRYRDNFAKEREIFLRMHSSYPMFNEDQQLLVPSFTIAYLGVSNGNYPTRDEALKITPTIDHLVS; encoded by the coding sequence ATGACTGAAGAAGAAGAACAATCTCAACAAACATCGTATCCAGAAGAACCAAAGAAAAAATGGCATGTCATTTTTGACGGACCATCCAAAGGAATATACAACTGGGCAACAGCAAATCAGTTTATATTAGGCATAAGCGTGACGCATAAAAGTTGCACAACTCTAGAAGCAGCAAAGGCAGCATTCAATGAAGCATATAAAACAATAGCAACTCAACCAGCCAATGAAGCAAAACGTTCAGGATCGGGAATGGTTAATCTTAACCATTATCTCTATGGTCAAACAGCAAGTCTAAATGCCATAAATAGGATGAAAAGTATTCTCTCTACAATAGAAAAAGAAGATAAGAAGAAACCGTTCACACACAGTTTTCAAAGGTTATGGGATAACCTTGTGAATTACAACGAAAAGTATGCAACAATGATGTTCTATCCCAAAAATAGGAAAACTGGCCCTAAAGCAGTTTTCTTACCAGAAGCATCACCATTAATATATTTCGTCCATAGATTAATCGATACTTTATATATCGATGGAAGAACACTTCATGAAATCAAGGAACTCCCTCAAAGAATGCAAGAAGCAATAACCAGATACAGAGACAATTTTGCAAAAGAAAGAGAAATATTTCTTAGAATGCATTCAAGCTACCCAATGTTTAACGAAGATCAACAGTTACTTGTCCCATCATTTACAATAGCATATCTCGGAGTAAGCAATGGTAACTATCCAACAAGAGATGAAGCATTAAAAATAACTCCAACAATCGATCATCTGGTGTCATAA